In Zingiber officinale cultivar Zhangliang chromosome 1A, Zo_v1.1, whole genome shotgun sequence, the DNA window AGATTATCATTCAGAGAAACAAaatcaaaatatataaaattattgttGTAGAAGCTAGCAACTAGTTTCTACAATTGTAGAAGCTAGATGCTAGCTTCTACACGGTCGAATGGTCAGATAATGTAAGGGTATTTTAATCGTTCATGTTAAATGGGGCACTCATTTGGTTTTAATTGGAAATGGAACAAATTTTATAAATGATGGACGTCCTTCTAATTTTTGACCAATTTTAATCTTCTAATATCATCTCTACCACATGAGAATCTAAGTTACAGTACTATTTATGAGCTCTAAAATCAAGCCACTTAAAAGGTACATGTGACCATGTGGCACATATTGGCCAGAGGGCTACGGTTTTTATTACTTTTCCCATTTAAGACGACCTTCTGACAAGGCTGAATACCAGGTCCTGCAGAAAAGACATCAACCATATTAGAATACCCTTTGTGTATGATGCTAAAATGAAAATGTCTCTCTAAGAAAGTTGCATCCCACAAACCTTTAAAATTACATCTCCTGTGAGTGTTGGCACTTGAATAGTTGCTCCTAATATTGCCTTCAAGTTTTAACATATTGTTAAGTCATAGTTTTCATGCACATCAAAGGTTCAATGGAAGAAGGCTTGCCTCGCGTGTCCCCAAACATGAAAAACACTCAAAATCCATTTTGGAGCCCAAAGCAATGCTTGAACAAGATAAGCACGGGGAGGCTGCCGCCCCTCCTCAATGTTTAAGTATAAAATTGTATGAGGTATAGGAATAGGGGGTCAAAGAGAGGTGAATGGGAGGCAACCACATGGTCGCCTCCCCTCAACATAAACATATATATTTCGTTCTCTCGATATGAAATTTCTGACTTGTCCCTGCTTGGTATCAAGGAACTACACTCATAGGTACCAGCGTGACACTTAAGATAGCATCCACATGAATATCAATTTTGTCCCTGCAAAAGACAGGATGCTACTGAACCTAAAACACATCTCTGGCGCATTAATTACCGAATTGGATTTAAGTAACATAAAGGTTGCCAGGTTGATTGTTCTCAGGATCTGCCCCACCATTTCTATGTATTTTTATAGTTTCATTGTCATCCACacctgcatttatttgttaataaataagaaatcaccatatTTGGAATAAAAAATTTCTGCATGGATAGTTTGATTGTTCCCAAAAAATAAAAGATTTGATTTATGCAGATTGTGATAATCACTAGAAAGCATGGGTAGCATTATGTAGTTTACCATCTGTGTACATTTAGGAAGCTATGCTGACACTAGTAAATGTTCATACATTAGATCAACAAAGGAAATCTAATCAAAAGCAAATAATTCTCCTGACAAATTTGATTATTTTGAAGTTAATTAATATAAAAGTGGCATCATAGAAGCAAGTTTGTCCATAGGTGTCAAAACCAACCTGTAAGGTCACATTTATCAATATTAGATTAGAAAGAGTGGCATTTAAACAATTAAATGATCACTGGGATTCAAGGAGAACTGGTCGAAATAAAAAACATcttaaaaaatgatatttccaTTAGGGAGAATACTAAAATCCCTTAGTAAACTAGCATTTTTTTCCTCAATATTTTCCAATATTTGTGCAAGAAAATTCATGTCCGAACAATCTTTGCTATCAGAAAAACCACCTCTAAACTTTTGATGCGATTGGTGTAAAACTCAGGTCGATTTTCTATTGCATAATATCCAGAAGATTGAATCAGTCTGGAAGAATTTAATTGCAATTTGAAACTAGTGACCTGATCAGTGGACTTTGAAAATATTGATCACACAAGTAGACTACACACTCCGAGACTGATATTCATATCTTTATGTGATAAAAAGGTGATTCGTTCGCCCCTAACGCCCCGGCCAACTCGTCTCTAggctaacacggaggagataaatcacgtaCCATAATCTGGATGAGCTTTCACTAGATATTATTGCTCTCAATACCACATACTTCACCCAAGCAGTAGTAGCGGCAAAGTGAATTAGAGAAATAGACACATTCACAACCCATACAACATTGACaacataataaaaatattgaatcaAGAATAATATAGCAGACAACATGCAAGTAGAAATGAACAAACACCTGATCATATAGCTAGTCCGCTTACCCTCATCTTTCAAGACCTGTGAAAGGACAGACTTCATCTTTTGCTCATGAAATTTAAGTGTAATTAATAACCGGAATAAGACAATTGACAACATGTGGAAACGACTGGAAACGACATATCCAAGATTAAGTAACCTCGTATGCACGCTGAACTTCTTGGAAATGGCATGGTGTGTTTGTGCAAATATGTTATTCCAGCAAATGCTTAGTAGTTTAGTACTGTCAAATGATAAATGGAGATGCTCAACTTGATACATTTATTACTATGGCTTAATACAAACAGATTCTTATCGACAGGATTAATGGCTTTGCCTATGTATCAGCTAATAGGAATTTTCAGCACACCAAAAGGATACGATATTAATGTTGGACAATTTTTTAACCAGTGATGCGGCGATATAGGGAGGCCCACCTGACACAAAGTCAACTGCTAAggtggagatcaaagtcaaggtggtcaacgccagGATGACCACCCGTCTAGCTCGGGATGTATATGATAAAATAATCCGATGTTCAGTGTGGAGCAGCAAGACGCTGAGGAGACCGGATAGCTTGTCCGAACGGGAGAGTGCACGTTACTACACAGTCACCACAGGAAAGAGCAACAAAGGCCGACAGAGCGGAGGAGTCCTGGCCGAGTGGCTACttcgctcggccaagcagcgggACCTGGCAGTGGACAGAACAAAGGAGTCTCAGCCGAGCGCCCGAACCGGGGGAGGACATGTTACTACACAGTCACCGCAGGGGAGAGCAATTAAGGCCGACAGAGCAGAggagtcccggccgagcggctacttcgctcggccaagcagcgggACCTAAACGTGGACGGAGCGAATGAGTCCCGGCCGAGTGGCTACCTCGCTCAGCCAAGCAGCGGGACCGTTGTCGTATCTCTCTCAATATCCTTCTGGGAGATAGTATCGTTGAAacgaggcatggtcgacaggCAGATCATACAgcggaagcttctactatcttgtcagggatatgcatgccctgttaaggtatggtgtcagaggtactttcctgacaggtCCCTTCATAGGACGTATTGGAGAACATGCCCATGCCTCGAGAAGCGTGCGCGTTGCACACCAAGACTCTatataagggggggggggggggccatcACCGGCGGAGATACGCGAGATTCATTGTTTACGCTAGAATTACTGCTGCTCCACTTTTTTTCACTATttcagtgactgacttgagcgtcgaagggccaacaccgggaaccccttcctggctcggcactgatgtTACTTGTTTTGCATAGCGGAGCAAGGTCTACAGTCAATCAGTAAAGCCGCCACATCCCCCCACTTTCCACCTCTccgttttcggacaggatcaaccggAGATAGAGGAAAAAgatttgaatttataaaaaaaaactaaattcagACTTATATGTTTAGTTGACCTGAACTGATAATCTCATACTACtaaacagaaaaggaaaagctgcTTAGGATGACTAAGTTGGCTGGAAAATTAAGTTGCCTTGTATATCTAACTCTCGATTCCAAGTGCAGACTCCCTACTATCGAGTACGAGTGTAGACTTCCGACTCTTGACTTCGAGTGCAAACTCTTGACTCCAAGTGCAGACTCTCGATTGTCGAGTCTGAGTCAGAAGAAAGAAGTCGAGACCTGCGTGATGCAGTTTCCTTAAAACATATTTATCCTCTTCTGGTTGTGCTTAGGTTATGATGGACGTCCATTTCTCAGATATAATGGCAGAACCACATACACAATCAAGTACTGGTTATCCGTGATAAACTAAAAGGTACCAATTGTTATCATCGGTAAACCACCGAGCGAAAATGCATAGTGGAGAGAAGATTTAGGGGAATGACGGTGAATGAAAATCTTTGCTATTTTTCTCTCACTCCTTTGCTCttggaaggggagccttggcacaacGATAATGTTATTGCTTTGTGACCTAAAGGTTAGATTTGAATCCTGGAAAAAACCTCTTTCAAAAAGAGGAACTCtgcatgacgggagcttcgtgcaccaggctAACCTTTTATCCACAAGTGAGAGAACCTCTCCCTATACATTTATTCACATTATACATATATGTacaacaatataaaccaacaataaaattataaaattctcaATATGTAACTAAAATCTCATTTACAATGGACACATATATCCAATCATTAATTATAAGGATTTGTACATCCTAAAGTACAACAACGTCTTGAGAAAAAACAGAGAGTTAGAATAGAACAAAAGCCTTAAGAAAACAGTTTGCAACTTAAAATCAACTAAATAGAGGCACTATTACAGACTGCTCCTTTTAAACCTGCAGATCGGCATGCCCATTAACTAGACCCTTAAATTAGTTTCCCAGATCCAAACTCTTCCAACCCCTCCCTATTGCGATTTCAATATCATAGCCTTGATGACCTCCACTATCTTCACACAAGGAATCCCTGATGCGTGATTTCTCTTCCATTAACAATACTCTAATTACCATGATAGTTTGCAAGATTAAGGATAACAATACACATCCAAACTCTTGACGATAGAATTAAGAAACACTAATGACCATGATATCTTGCCtgatgaataataataataataataataataataataataataataataataataataccggCTAATTGAGCTTCATGATATACTAGAGGCCCATCAAGCCCATACTAATTCATCAGCAATTTATTGAACATTTAAAtgaaaattgtaagaaaaattttaTATTCAATAATTTGTTTATatcacataaaatattttttgttttttctataaaaattctaaaataattattaattttttagtcTATATATCAATTTCCACAAAATTGCTGCGTATACTGATCCAAGATATAATAAACCTATAGTTTTATTTATATTCTATCAATCCAATCCAATCCAAGTTCACATTTATTAtactattatttttctattatcaACTGATATTTTATCAATAAAATATCGGtcccaaaaataaatagaatgaaACCGCACTTGAATTGATGAGCAACAAATGTACAACCAAAagaaagcaaaaagaaataatagtcctacaataaatacaaatattttgaaaagtgaAATTGCCAATTTTATAATCTCAACTTCCAAACAACAACAATCAACCCTGATGAAACTTGGAAGTCACGGGCGACAGTGGCGAGCCAAGCCTCCGTCTTGAATTCCTTTCCCTCACCGTTCTATCTTTCGGAGTAAACACCTCGTCGGGCACCATGACAACGAGTTAACAACAAGCACCAACCGAAAATAATAGACAATGAAAACATAACAATGTGAATAGATTGTCAAGAGTTAGCGACAATAACAGAATTAGGACAATATTTTCTTTCGGCGGATAAATGGAGTAaaacaatttaataaatttaaaacgaTAAAGTAGGAATTTTCATTCAATAGAACAATAATCTTAAAACGCTGGCAGTTTAAATGAATCTTTACAAGTACTTTCTCCTAATAATCGATGAAAAACATTCATAGCGCCTGactaattatcttcaaaattaatcaGTTCAAAAATTGAATACctgaattgaaataaaaaaaatacaaatagacAGCTTTTTATAGAACACATTTGGAGTGTAACAGTTTAATACAACGCCGCACTAATGACGAGAGCATCTCTGAATAGCAGATAGTAACGAGAGCTAGTGCTGCAGGCATCTCATATGTGGAAAATGCAGTTAAAAATGTGATCAAGAAAACGTAGATAATAAATGTGTTCAAAGAGGATAAAAACGAATCAGCTCAAATTTTGATGAGAAtcgcataataaaaaaaaaaatgtaccgGCAACAAAAGATGAAACTGTTACGTGGCCCCTCTAGGATGCCCCTCATTGTCTGAAAGAGAGATAAATTACGAGGGACTTCCCACAACAACAACACATACTTGTATGGGATTAAAACAATTCATTGACTTATAATAGACTGACAGATTATTAAGCAGAGGAAATTTATCCAGTAGCAAAGAGCAATGCCATAACGGTTCTCCAAGGAAAATGAAAATAGAGAATATAGATAGACGCACACAGAAGTTTCAATTTAAGTTGACAAACGCTTTCGAGTGGAACATAAAGTGTAACTTTTCAATCTTCGGACGTaacttgaagatgaatcactctGATTCGCTGGGAGGCTTCTCCTTTGGATGCTTTGAGCTGTAATGGTCGACGAGTTGATTATGATTTGCAAGTTGCACCTGAAATAAAGCCAAATGTTTGAGAAGGCTGTTTCTGTTTGTGAGAATAACAAGTAGAAAAATGGAGGGTAAACAAAATTTGATGCATTCAATCAAAATGGCATCAATATGAGACAACACTAATCTAGCATTCGACCTGAGGGTAAAAAATGATTCTGTAGAAGAAACACAAGAGGTGATCTCATAGAAAATAATTTGTATTACACAAAATATGAAAAATACAAGAGCATAATGATATCTAAAGCAGATGATTGCACCTTAACTACCAGTTAACTAATGTTGTGAGCATAAGAGGATATATTAGCGTTTGCCACTAATATTGCCAAACTTGTGACCTCAAGCCTGATAGGAAAAATGTTATAATAGTTCTACACAAAAGATAGAGAAGTAGCCACTATATCAGTCGGTTATATTTTTGAAATGGTGACAATACTGCTGGTGTGTGACTTCTATTCTTGTTATTGTGTTCCATGCAAGTGAACAAACACCAATCTTAGTTTGCTGTTAACAAATAAGTTTCATATGGAGATCAATTTGATAATTTTCTCAATTCAGATGGTGTATATTCTGCTGTCTCTCTCTCTAAATGTGTGTGTGAATTCACTAACTCCTGCTAAGAGAATTGTATCAAATGAATAACAATAACACCTGCTAGGAGAATTGTATCATCACATGCAGCCAGGTATGCTAAAACCTCGGAAGTCTGACATTGAAAGGATTTTCAACTGTGGATTGATACAGTTAAATAGCAAGTTTTATGCTACAGTGAGATAAGTTTGAAGATAAcataaagaaaacaaacttatatAGGAGAGAAGTCATTGTTCTAGTTTGATTATCTCCATCAATGATGTTTCATTATCATCATAACTGGTTATCCTTGTAGGTGCAGTaactgaaaaaaaatatatgcttCACAatcaaattatataaattttgtcAACCAAGATATAGAACCTTATGTAAAATTAAGCTTAGTGATCTCAATTAGGTCTACACCTATCATCCACCAAGTAAAAACAGTATCTCAGTGATTACCTCATGGCAGTGAAGATCCAAGATTTGTTCTTTAATTGTGTAGAAAGACAAGCATAAACAAGTCAAAAATATAGTCATTGGGGGCGCCTAGGAAAATGTTTCTGGACATGCAAGCATATGCCAGCTACATTGGTTTAATTAAATGCCTAAAGGATTCTTGACTAACAGATATCCTGTCTTATCTGAAAGGTATGAAAAATTCTACAAACATGATAGAAGTTAACATACAGCAAATTCATAAGACAGCATATTTTTCTGAAGTCCCAAAGATGCGGTTGAAGCATCCTCATACAAGGATGAATTATGAAATGTGGTTTTAAGAAATTCCTTTGCGTAGAAGAGTTATCATTATCGAACTATGCTGATTTAGGAAATTGTATGATAATCAACCACAGAGGCATCATCACCAATATAGACACTAAGACCATAAATAACATACTTCATATTATAGCAATGAACGACAAGGAGCAAAAAGAGAAGCCTAGCATCGCAGTGCTAGCTTAAACAAGAACGAGGAATCAACCCATtcgaggtaaaaaaaaaaatacagttcCATCGGAAACGGATTGAGTTTCCATGGAAAGGAAAATACAATTAAAGGAAACCCGTCTATGTTATACCAAAATAGTATCTAAAGATGAGATTCTACTGATGACGCCTTCAGGCCCATATGAGAGGTAAAATTAATGCTTTATTAATCTTTTAATACGATAATTGCACAGGATGATCTTTGGATCAATCAGAGTCCACAACAGCCAATGAAAGAGGGGAATTATCCCAACTCTTATCACGAAAGAAAACGGGAAACGAGATTTTTGAACGAAAAAAACAAATACAGACAGCGATCTGGGAATCGAATCGAACTTTTGCTCACAAGAGCCAGGAGGAGGGAGGGAATAATTTAGTCGAACAATGAAGCAACGGAAAAAGCGATTTAGGGATCAGAGGATCGTAGGACCTTGCAGATGGGGCAGACGACCTTGAGACCGACCGCTCTCGCCTCGAGCTGGGAACCTTTCGGTTTCTGGTTCCTCTCCGCGTTCTTCCTCTGCGATTCGATCTTCTGCTTTCCCCTCGTCATCGCGCACTCCTCGCCTCTCTCGTCTCGTCTCGTCtcgtctcctctcctctcctctcgtcTCGTTGGCAACCGTCTGGAAGCTTCCGAATCGAAACGCGGGGCCCACATGCGAAGAAAAGGAACGGATCCAAGACGCCGAGCCCCCGATCGATCGCAATCGTACCATATAGGGTCAGGATCGGCCGTTGGATAAAGAATAACAAAAAGCGGCCGTTGGATAAAGAGTAACAAAAAGCGAATACGGATAGACCGAGAGCAATTATCAAATCGAGCCCTTAATAATGAGAAATATCCAAATCGGCCTTCTATATCAGTAATTCTCAAAACTAGAACTATAATCTAAATAATGGTATTAAGAAAGATGTCTAGAATTGTGCTTAATAAGAGTTATACACACTGAGAAATCACAGCAGCACAGcacctctttttttttaaaaaattttaaatcctcATTTCATTATTGCATATCCTAACCAGTAAAGTCCATATAT includes these proteins:
- the LOC122038051 gene encoding zinc finger protein 706-like, which produces MWAPRFDSEASRRLPTRREERRGDETRRDERGEECAMTRGKQKIESQRKNAERNQKPKGSQLEARAVGLKVVCPICKVQLANHNQLVDHYSSKHPKEKPPSESE